GCCGGCGTGTTGTGCTGCGTCGCCATGGCCATGCCACAGGTCCATATCGTGGCACTGTGCGCCGATCTGGGATTCGGCTCGGCGCGCGGCGCGCAGATGCTCTCGCTCATGCTGGCGACCGGCATCATCAGCCGGCTGTTCTTCGGCTGGCTGGCCGACCGTATCGGCCCACTCTGGACCTTGCTGACCAGCAGCGGGTTGCAGGCACTGTCGCTGCTGCTGTTCCTGCCGTTCGACGGGCTGGCGCCGCTGTTCATCGTCTCCGCCCTGTTCGGGCTGGCGCAGGGCGGCATCGTGCCGACCTATGCGATGATCGTGCGGGAATATTTTCCGGCATCCGAGGCCGGCGCGCGGATCGGGCTGGTGCTGTCGGCGACGCTGGTCGGCATGGCGATCGGCGGCTGGATGTCGGGGGCGATCTACGATCTGACGTTGTCTTACGAGGCGGCCTTCCTGAACGGCTTTGCCTGGAACCTCGCGAACATCGCCATTGCGCTGTTCCTGCTCTTGCGGCTCGGTGACGGCCGGCGCGCGATGGCGCCGGCCTGACCGCTTTTAACGAGTCACCAGCACCGAACAGGCCGCGTGGCGGACGACGCGGGCGGCGGTGGAGCCGAGGAAATAATCCTGCAATCCCGGCCGGTGCGAGGCGACGATGATGAGGTCGGCGCCGATCTTTTCGGCATGGTCCAGAATTTCGCGGGCCGGATTGCCGTCGCAGACATGGATGGCGGCGGCAACGCCGCTGTCCTTCACCAGCTTCGCCATATCTTCCTTTGCCGCCTTGGTGTTCTTCTCGATCAGACCGGTCGGCAGTTCGGCGCGGACATAGCCCGGCAGGTCTTCCAGTACGTTGATCGCGGTAATCTTTGCGCCGGCATCGGCCAGACTGGCGGCCACGGAAAGCATCGCCGCGCCTTTTTCCGCCTGCGTCAGGTCGATGGGAACCAGAATATTCTTGTACAT
This portion of the Oceanibaculum nanhaiense genome encodes:
- a CDS encoding universal stress protein codes for the protein MYKNILVPIDLTQAEKGAAMLSVAASLADAGAKITAINVLEDLPGYVRAELPTGLIEKNTKAAKEDMAKLVKDSGVAAAIHVCDGNPAREILDHAEKIGADLIIVASHRPGLQDYFLGSTAARVVRHAACSVLVTR